Below is a window of Leucobacter sp. Psy1 DNA.
GGGTTTGGTGCGGTCGTCGAGGAATCGGGAGCCGAAGACGATCGCGAGATCCTCATCGCGAGCGCGCCGGAGCATCGCCAGTGCGTCGACCACGCGATGCTGCCCATCTGCATCGAACGTCACGACGTACTCCGCGCCCCGCTCGAGTGCGTACTCGAATCCGGTCTGCAGCGCAGCGCCCTGCCCGAGGTTGATCGGATGCGAGACGATGTGGGCTCCGGCTGCACGAGCGATAGTGCCGGATCCGTCCCGGGACCCGTCATCGATGCACACCACGTTGCCGAAGACCGGGGCGAGTTCACGCACGACATCGCCGATGACGGTGGCCTCGTTGTAGAGCGGAATCACCACCCAGGTGTCGGGGTGCCCCGAGCCCGTTGCGAGCGAAGCGGGGGAGACGTACGTCATGCCCCTATTCTTGCAGATCGCTGTGTGGGGTAACCTGGGGTAGCGGAGTGCTGAACCCACAGCCTCTGGAACGGCGCGAATCGATGATGTGCGGGGGACGACGCGTGAAGAGGCCTCAGACCTGGACCCGCTTCGCTGCCCTCGTCGTCGGGGCTTTGGTGCTCGCGACGACCGTGATCGTTCCCGCGACCGCTGACTCTGCCGAGGCGGCCCCCGTCACGGGGTTCAAGCCAGGCAACATCATCTCTGACGCCAACTTCTACAACGGTGGCGCGATGACGCAGCCCGAGGTGCAGAAGTTCCTCGAGCAGCGCGTGCCGCGCTGCACCATCGGCGACTCGGGGCGGAAAGCCGGATCGAAGTGGGGCAACACCACGATCGCCTCGAAGTGTCTGCGCAACTTCGAGATGACGACGAAGAGCCGTCCGGCGAACGCCTACTGCAAGGCCTATAACGGCCGGAAGGAGAGCGCCTCGCAGATCATCGCAAAGGTCGGACAGGCCTGCGGGATCAGCCAGGAGGTGCTCCTCGTGATGCTCGAGAAGGAGCAGAGCCTCGTCACCGATACGTGGCCGACGGTTCGTCAGTTCGATGTCGCTATGGGATACGCCTGCCCCGACAGCGGACCAGGCGGTACTGCGAACTGCGATCCGTCCCAGACCGGGTTCTACCAGCAGGTG
It encodes the following:
- a CDS encoding glycosyltransferase family 2 protein; the encoded protein is MTYVSPASLATGSGHPDTWVVIPLYNEATVIGDVVRELAPVFGNVVCIDDGSRDGSGTIARAAGAHIVSHPINLGQGAALQTGFEYALERGAEYVVTFDADGQHRVVDALAMLRRARDEDLAIVFGSRFLDDRTKPGILKKIVLKTAVWVTNITTRTKLTDAHNGLRVIRRDALSRIKLKQDRMAHGTEIVVRLGRTGLPYAEEPVEVIYTDYSKAKGQSLLNSVNILIDLLIR
- a CDS encoding hemagglutinin, with translation MKRPQTWTRFAALVVGALVLATTVIVPATADSAEAAPVTGFKPGNIISDANFYNGGAMTQPEVQKFLEQRVPRCTIGDSGRKAGSKWGNTTIASKCLRNFEMTTKSRPANAYCKAYNGRKESASQIIAKVGQACGISQEVLLVMLEKEQSLVTDTWPTVRQFDVAMGYACPDSGPGGTANCDPSQTGFYQQVYRAAWQFKVYRAHPNNYRYKQGQNNQIQWHPNTSCGTSTVRIENWATAALYIYTPYRPNQAALDAGWGTGNSCSSYGNRNFFNFYKTWFGDPHRNPNPPKHYVGREL